Proteins encoded together in one Prunus dulcis chromosome 3, ALMONDv2, whole genome shotgun sequence window:
- the LOC117623406 gene encoding tRNase Z TRZ3, mitochondrial, translating into MPMLMPQVTNLRLLFFSPFPRLSLSSLSLKPLKPRTLFTALASSYRKRHRPIPNQSPNPGARNKTTLRESRGRDKAMEETKETETAGFNKRRAEGNDKNDRPKKNLQRKVRTLNPINTLSYVQVLGTGMDTQDTSPSVLLFFDKQRFIFNAGEGLQRFCTEHKIKLSKIDHIFLSRVCSETAGGLPGLLLTLAGMGEEGMSVNVWGPSDLKYLIDAMRCFIPNAAMVHTRSFGPSVGGLMASQTKFTEPIVLVDDEVVKISAIVLQPIFSNGAQLLNELSITQNPTEKVFNDGVDVSKPFSPNGKNSPTGKPGDMSVIYVCELPEIKGKFDPEKAKALGLKPGSKYRELQLGNSVKSDFQNITVHPSDVMDPSIPGPIVFLVDCPTESHLQELLSMQCLSSYYADFSGPPENANVVTCVIHLGPASLISNPNYQSWMKRFGSAQHIMAGHERKNVEIPILRSSARIAAQLNYLCPQFFPAPGFWSLQHLDCLAPESTPSSEGSVSKVCESISAENLLKFTLRPYARLGLDRSVIPSQVASSEIIDELLSEIPEVVDAAQCVSQLWHQSTETKEEIRLTHDDKVIVEEPWFDENTLPSCLENIRRDDLEIVLLGTGSSQPSKYRNVSSIHINLFSKGGLLLDCGEGTLGQLKRRYGVEGADNAVRGLRCIWISHIHADHHTGLARILTLRRDLLKGVPHEPLLVVGPRKLKFFLDAYQRLEDLDMQFLDCKHTTEASLHAFEGVTETNKDHSFLGSPTSFEDLIDKNTDRQVAQKVDSTLFAKGSRMQSYWKRPGSPVDNNVVFPILKSLQKVLEEAGLEALMSFPVIHCPQAFGVVLRASERLNSVGKVIPGWKIVYSGDTRPCPELTEASRGATVLIHEATFEDGMVDEAIARNHSTTKEAIEVGNSAGVFRIILTHFSQRYPKIPVFDETHMHKTCIGFDMMSINIADLPVLPKVLPYLKLLFRNEMIIDESDEVVDAAASVAS; encoded by the exons GTCCCATTCCCAACCAATCTCCCAATCCTGGtgccagaaacaaaaccactCTCAGAGAGAGTAGAGGCAGAGACAAAGCAATGGAGGAAACTAAGGAGACTGAGACTGCTGGGTTCAATAAGAGAAGAGCAGAGGGTAACGATAAGAATGATAGGCCCAAGAAGAACCTTCAGCGAAAAGTGCGCACGCTCAATCCTATCAATACCCTATCTTATGTGCAG GTACTAGGGACTGGAATGGATACTCAGGATACATCTCCTTCGGTGTTGCTATTCTTTGACAAGCAaagatttatatttaatgctggGGAG GGATTGCAAAGGTTCTGCACAGAGCATAAGATTAAGTTGTCAAAG ATTGATCACATATTTCTCTCTCGTGTCTGCTCGGAGACTGCAGGTGGACTTCCAG GTTTGCTGTTGACTTTGGCTGGCATGGGTGAAGAAGGAATGTCT GTCAATGTATGGGGTCCATCAGATCTCAAGTATTTGATTGATGCTATGAGGTGTTTCATCCCAAATGCTGCCATGGTTCACACTCGGAGCTTTGGGCCCTCTGTTGGGGGTCTTATGGCTAGTCAAACAAAGTTTACAGAGCCCattgttcttgttgatgaTGAAGTTGTCAAAATATCAGCCATTGTTCTACAACCAATTTTCTCGAACGGAGCTCAGCTCCTGAATGAATTATCCATCACTCAGAATCCTACAGAAAAGGTTTTTAATGACGGGGTGGATGTGTCAAAACCCTTTAGTCCTAATGGAAAAAATTCACCTACTGGAAAGCCTGGTGACATGTCTGTCATTTATGTCTGTGAATTACCTGAGATCAAAGGGAAATTTGACCCTGAAAAAGCTAAAGCTTTGGGTCTTAAACCAGGGTCTAAATATCGGGAACTGCAACTTGGGAATTCAGTGAAGTCAGATTTTCAAAACATCACG GTTCATCCAAGTGATGTAATGGACCCGTCTATTCCTGGTCCAATTGTGTTTCTTGTCGACTGCCCAACGGAATCTCATTTGCAGGAGTTGTTATCCATGCAATGTCTCAGTAGCTATTATGCAGATTTCTCGGGCCCGCCAGAGAATGCTAATGTTGTGACTTGTGTCATTCATTTGGGTCCTGCTTCTCTAATAAGCAATCCTAACTACCAAAGCTGGATGAAGAGATTTGGTTCAGCCCAACATATCATGGCTGGACATGAAAG GAAGAATGTGGAGATTCCGATTCTAAGATCGAGTGCAAGAATTGCAGCTCAACTTAACTATCTGTGTCCACAGTTCTTTCCAGCTCCAGGTTTCTGGTCTCTTCAGCACCTTGATTGCTTGGCACCAGAATCCACTCCTTCAAGTGAG gGTTCTGTTTCAAAGGTTTGTGAAAGCATTTCCGCTGAAAACCTCCTCAAG TTCACTTTGCGTCCTTATGCTCGTCTTGGATTAGATAGGTCGGTTATTCCAAGTCAGGTGGCGTCCTCAGAAATCATTGATGAGTTACTTTCAGAGATTCCCGAGGTTGTAGATGCTGCCCAATGTGTTAGTCAGTTATGGCACCAGTCCACAGAAACAAAGGAAGAGATAAGGTTAACTCATGATGATAAAGTCATAGTTGAAGAGCCATGGTTTGATGAGAATACTCTTCCTAGTTGTTTGGAAAATATAAGAAGAGATGACTTGGAGATAGTTCTTCTAGGGACTGGATCATCTCAGCCATCTAAATATCGCAATGTCAGTTCTATCCATATCAATCTTTTCTCTAAAGGAGGTTTACTTTTAGACTGTGGTGAAGGAACCCTGGGACAGCTGAAAAGAAG ATATGGCGTAGAGGGTGCTGATAATGCTGTGAGAGGTCTTAGGTGTATTTGGATTTCTCATATTCATGCTGATCACCATACGGGGTTGGCAAGAATACTTACTCTGCGACGTGATTTGTTGAAGGGAGTGCCTCACGAGCCATTACTTGTTGTTGGACCGAGAAAACTTAAATTCTTTTTGGATGCATACCAAAGACTTGAAGATTTGGATATGCAGTTCCTTGATTGTAAGCACACCACCGAAGCTTCCTTACATGCTTTCGAGGGCGTTACTGAAACAAATAAGGATCACTCTTTTCTAGGAAGTCCAACTAGTTTCGAGGACCTAATAGATAAAAATACAGATAGGCAAGTGGCACAGAAAGTTGATTCTACTCTATTTGCTAAAGGATCGCGTATGCAGAGCTATTGGAAGAGACCGGGTAGTCCTGTTGACAACAATGTAGTCTTTCCAATTTTAAAGAGCTTGCAAAAAGTGCTCGAGGAAGCAGGTTTGGAAGCCTTGATGAGTTTTCCTGTCATCCACTGCCCACAGGCATTTGGTGTTGTCTTGAGGGCTTCGGAGAGATTGAATAGTGTTGGAAAAGTGATTCCAGGTTGGAAGATTGTATACTCAGGTGATACTAGGCCCTGCCCGGAACTTACAGAAGCATCTCGTGGTGCAACAGTTCTTATACATGAG GCAACTTTCGAGGATGGCATGGTGGACGAGGCTATAGCACGAAACCACAGCACAACCAAGGAAGCCATAGAAGTTGGGAACTCTGCGGGTGTTTTTCGCATAATCCTTACCCACTTCAGCCAGCGATATCCAAAAATCCCAGTATTCGATGAGACACACATGCATAAGACATGCATCGGATTTGACATGATGAGTATTAACATAGCCGATTTGCCCGTGCTTCCAAAAGTACTCCCATATTTGAAACTGCTTTTTAGAAACGAGATGATAATTGATGAATCTGATGAGGTTGTAGATGCTGCTGCAAGTGTAGCTTCTTGA